One Rhinolophus sinicus isolate RSC01 linkage group LG06, ASM3656204v1, whole genome shotgun sequence DNA window includes the following coding sequences:
- the MSANTD4 gene encoding myb/SANT-like DNA-binding domain-containing protein 4, with product MKQLKRKRKSNFSVQETQTLLKEITKRKEVIFSKQLNTTINVMKRMAWEEIAQCVNAVGEGEQRTGTEVKRRYLDWRALMKRKRMKANIKLVGSGFPLPTSDLDDSLTEEIDEKIGFRNDTNFDWQNVADFRDAGGSLTEVKVEEEERDPQSPEFEIEEEEEILSSVIPDSRRENELPDFPHIDEFFTLNSTPSKSAYDEPHLLVNIEKQKLELEKRRLDIEAERLQVEKERLQIEKERLRHLDMEHERLQLEKERLQIEREKLRLQIVNSEKPSLENELGQGEKSMLQPQDIETEKLKLERERLQLEKDRLQFLKFESEKLQIEKERLQVEKERLRIQKEGHLQ from the exons ATGAAGcagttgaaaaggaaaaggaaaagcaattttAGTGTTCAGGAAACTCAGACCCttttgaaagaaattacaaaaaggaaagaagtcatttttTCCAAGCAGCTCAACACAACAATTAATGTGATGAAGCGAATGGCTTGGGAAGAGATTGCACAGTGTGTGAATGCTGTGGGAGAAGGAGAGCAGAGGACAGGGACAGAAGTGAAGAGAAGGTACCTTGACTGGAGAGCACTTATGAAGAGAAAGAGGATGAAGGCGAACATTAAGCTGGTTGGTTCAGGGTTTCCCCTTCCCACGTCTGATTTAGATGACTCTCTTACTGAAGAGATAGATGAAAAGATTGGATTCCGAAATGATACAAATTTTGATTGGCAAAATGTGGCCGATTTCAGGGATGCAGGTGGATCTTTGACTGAGGTcaaagtggaagaggaagaaagagatccCCAAAGCCCTGAA tttgagatcgaggaggaagaagaaatactGTCATCAGTCATACCAGATTCCCGGAGGGAAAACGAACTTCCTGATTTCCCCCACATTGACGAGTTTTTCACTCTAAACTCAACACCATCTAAATCTGCATATGACGAACCCCACTTGCTTGTAAacatagagaaacagaaactagAGTTGGAAAAACGACGGCTAGATATCGAAGCTGAAAGACTACAGGTAGAAAAGGAACGCCTGCAGATTGAGAAAGAGAGGCTGCGGCATTTAGACATGGAGCACGAGCGGCTTCAGCTGGAGAAGGAGCGGCTgcagattgagagagagaaattgaggtTGCAAATAGTCAACTCAGAGAAACCGTCTTTGGAAAATGAACTCGGTCAAGGAGAAAAGTCCATGCTTCAACCACAGgacatagaaacagagaagttAAAACTTGAGAGAGAACGCTTGCAACTGGAAAAAGATAGGCTGcagtttttgaaatttgaatcGGAGAAGCTGCAGATTGAAAAGGAACGCTTACAAGTAGAGAAGGAGAGACTTCGAATTCAGAAGGAAGGACATTTGCAGTGA